In the genome of Longimicrobiales bacterium, the window ATCGACGGGGCGCTCCGGAAACGCCGCGAGGATCTCACTGTCGCTGGTGAGCAGTGGGACATCGAGCGTGCGGGCGAGGCTGACATACTCGCAATCATAGGCGGAGCAGCCGGACGACATCGCCAGCTCCAGCACGTGAGCGGAATCGACGCCGTGCGACGATCCGATCAGCAGCCGTTCCGCCCGGTTCATCGACGCAATCGCGTCCGCCGCGTCCAGCTGTCCTGCGCGGACGATTCCGAGCAGCGCATTGCGCACCTCGCTTCGCCACAGCGTCGGCACTCGCCAGTCGTCGTCCCGTTCCGCAGCCGCCCATGCGAGCTCCGAGTGCGACCCCGGCGTGAGCAGGTACAACACGACGTTCGCATCGACGACGATCATGCGCGTCCGCGATCAGGCTCGGCATCGATCCTCCTGGTTCCATTGTGCAACCATTCTGGAATGTCGCCCATGCGGAGCCGTCCTTTTCAAGAGCGTGCGACTCCACGATGCGCCGCGCTCGGGGAAACCATGGTAAAATCGGACATCCCCTCGTACATTGGGGCAGACACCCAAGACGACGTCCGACCTTCCGCCCTGCCCGGAAAGGTCCCGTCGCCGCGTACGCGATCGTGCGCGAATCCATTGCAACATTTGCCACACTGACGACCGACAGGCTCAGCCCGTCATCGTCGCCACTCCAGCGTGAGCCGGCCCCCATCGGTAATCGGCGCATGTGAGCGCGCGAGGGGGCACTTGCGGGGCAACGCAACTCGGCCGGAGGCGTATGTGCGCGGATCACCTGCCGCCGCAGAGCCGCCTTCTCCATCCTACCACAGGAGCACGCCATGTCTGAGCATGAGCACCACGGGATGAAGCCACTGGCCGGGCTGGCCAGGTACTGCCGGCAGAGCCAC includes:
- a CDS encoding type II toxin-antitoxin system VapC family toxin, with the translated sequence MIVVDANVVLYLLTPGSHSELAWAAAERDDDWRVPTLWRSEVRNALLGIVRAGQLDAADAIASMNRAERLLIGSSHGVDSAHVLELAMSSGCSAYDCEYVSLARTLDVPLLTSDSEILAAFPERPVDLRTYAAGR